One Spinacia oleracea cultivar Varoflay chromosome 4, BTI_SOV_V1, whole genome shotgun sequence DNA segment encodes these proteins:
- the LOC110804579 gene encoding purple acid phosphatase 3: MLKLMLIVLSILMVFNVEVINANLPKFKQATKEDGSLSLLVIGDWGRHGAFNQSLVATQMGIVGEKLEVDFMISTGDNFYDNGLTGVHDPAFKHSFTDVYTAPSLQKRWYTVLGNHDYRGDVLAHLSPVLRKRDSRWFSLRSYVVKTDIVDFFFVDTTPFQDKYFIEDEGHTYDWRGVLPRKRYLSNLLQDLDESLKKSTAKWKFVIGHHPILSAGHHGNTEELVDQLLPILEENKVDLYINGHDHCLEHISSPVSKLQFLTSGGGSKAWRGDEKQWNEEELKLYYDGQGFMSMEVTRSRVDVAFYDAFGNVLHKWGRGNSNFYTY, encoded by the exons ATGTTGAAGTTAATGTTAATTGTACTTAGTATTTTAATGGTGTTTAATGTAGAAGTGATTAACGCTAATCTTCCAAAGTTTAAACAAGCAACCAAAGAAGATGGGTCACTGAGTTTGTTGGTTATTGGAGATTGGGGAAGACATGGTGCCTTTAATCAATCTCTCGTTGCTACTCAG ATGGGGATAGTAGGGGAGAAATTGGAAGTGGATTTCATGATATCAACAGGAGACAATTTCTACGACAATGGGCTTACTGGAGTTCATGATCCAGCTTTTAAACACTCCTTTACCGATGTCTATACTGCCCCCAGCTTACAGAAGCGTTGGTACACTG TGCTTGGGAACCACGACTACAGAGGAGATGTCTTAGCACATTTGAGCCCTGTTCTTAGAAAAAGAGACAGCAGATGGTTTTCCTTGAGATCTTATGTTGTCAAAACAG ATATTGTGGACTTCTTTTTTGTGGATACAACACCCTTCCAAGACAAATACTTTATAGAAGACGAAGGCCATACTTATGACTGGAGAGGTGTATTACCTCGTAAACGATATCTTTCTAATCTTTTACAG GATTTGGACGAGTCGTTGAAAAAGTCAACTGCCAAGTGGAAGTTTGTGATTGGTCATCATCCAATATTGAGTGCTGGACATCACGGTAACACTGAAGAGCTTGTGGATCAGCTTCTCCCAATTCTTGAG GAAAACAAGGTGGATCTTTACATCAATGGGCATGACCACTGCTTGGAACACATTAGTAGCCCAGTCAG CAAACTTCAATTTTTGACTAGCGGAGGAGGCTCAAAGGCATGGAGAGGCGATGAAAAGCAATGGAATGAAGAGGAATTGAAGTTGTATTATGATGGCCAAGGTTTTATGTCAATGGAAGTGACTCGATCTCGAGTAGACGTTGCGTTTTACGACGCATTTGGCAACGTACTACACAAATGGGGCAGGGGAAACTCGAACTTCTACACATATTAG